GAAGCCGGAATAGATCAATCGGTGTTTAAGCATGCTGGTAGTTATGCAGTTTTGACACTGCATCGCCCTTCAAATGTGGATGATCAGGATGTATTGAAGCGTCTGCTTAGTATAATTAAGGAGATTAGCGTCGAGCTACCCGTTATTTTCCCTGTACATCCCAGGACGCGCGCAAAAATACTTGACTCGGGCCAAGGGGAGTTTCTGAAAGACCCGCGCATATTGATACTTCCACCTCTGGGGTATTTTGAAATGCTTGGTCTTGTGAGGGATGCGTCCGTTGTTCTTACGGATTCGGGCGGCCTTCAAGAGGAAACCACTGCCCTTGGAGTTCCGTGTCTGACGTTGCGCGAAAATACGGAAAGGCCGATTACCATAACTAATGGTACAAATACTCTGGTCGGGTCGGATCGCGGCGTAATTTTAGCCGCGTTGAACCGGATTCTGAATACTAAGGGAAAACTTGTAGACAGGCCAGAAAAGTGGGACGGTATGGCGGCTAGTCGTATCGTAAAAGACGTCGTCCTATTTTTGGGTGCTGGGGACAGGGTTAGCGAGCCCAAGATGTCAATTGGAGTCTGACTTTGCTCAAAGAGATCGCCAACAGATCATGCGGTTATGCGCGCAGATTTCTAATGGGCTCAAGGTTGGCATATTTGCTGGCGCACATTCCCAATATGCTTGTCGGCGTGGCAATTGTCTTGGGCTTCGCGCACTTAGTGTCACCCGAGGAATACGGGGTATTTTCAGTTGGGTTTGCTTTCATAAATATTGCAGGAGCCATTTTTTACGGATGGCTTCAGATGGCGCTTGTCAGGCTGGGAGGCGGGGCAGCTGGGCAGCTTGGCCCCAAAGCATTTACGGTATTCCTAGCCTTGCTTGCCCCAGTCATTCCGTGTCTGATCCTAGGGCTTACTTTAGACTGGTTAAACGTTCTAGATTATGGGGCTGCTGCGGCTCTTGCCGCAAGCGCCTATAGTGGGGCTAGCGCGGCATCGCAGTTAGCTCGTGGACTTAATAGCCCGAAGATGTACGGATTAATAGGATCCTTGCGGTTCATACTAATACTGGTGTGTGCCTACGGACTAGTCCATTTCAACGCGAGCGCTAACTCTCTCCTGATTGCCATTGCCATTGGATCATCGGCTTCAATTGCTGCGGGCCTATTCTATATGCCGAAGGCGCTTCGCGAAAACAGTGCCCGGAGTGCCCTAGCGGAATCGAAAGCTTCCATCTCGCTTCCGAGATTAATCAGTTACGGATTACCTGCTTCGCTTTCATTAATTGCCATGATGCTGATGTTAAATGGTGACCGATTTATTCTAAAAATGATGTTTGACGCTAAAGTCGTCGCGTTGTACAGCTCACAGTCCGGCATCGCAAGACAAATGATCTACCCCTTTATCGGAGCACTCAGCATTTCCGTCGTGCCGAGTGGGGTGAAGGCGCTGAACGAGCATGGGTTGAACGCCGCTATGAACTTCGTCGTGAAGGAAAGCAGAGCAATTTTATTCGTGGTGGCGCCGCTAGTTGTCGTTGTGATGGCTTTTGGCGCCAACATTGCGCGTGCTATTTTACCCGTAGGCTATCGCGAGGGAGCCGAATGGATTATGCCGATGTCTGCCTTTAGTGCGTTACTAATGGGCTGCAGACTCGTTCGATATGATCCCGCCTTTCATCTCCAGCTTCGCTCTCGCGAGATCGGCAAGTGTGCGCTTGCTTCACTTGTAGCTTGGTTGGTTCTACTTCCCCTCTTAACGAAGTTATACGGGCCTATTGGCGCCGCTATAGCCGGAGTTATTGCGGGAGCCGTCGCCCTAATGTTTGCTGAGTGGGAGCTCGGCGCTACTGCCTCCGTCAAGAACATGTTTCCGTGGAAGTTTATGGTTGGAATCGTCGCTGCTGCCTTGATCTTGGCGACCGTCAAGCAGATCTACCTGCAAATGGAAGGCGTTGCGTTGATAACGTTTCTAGCTATTTTACTTTTTGCTCTTATCGCTTTTTGCTACTCACTGCGTAAGCGGCTCAAAAAAGATGTCATTTAAACCATTGGGTTTACACATAACAGCGGACTTTCCCGGTCCGTATTCGCCTGCCCTTGTTACTAGGGCAGTAAGTGATCTATTGGCCGAAACGAGTGGGGAGGTCGATCACCTGGTTTTTGTGCCAAGACGGAGAAGGAGCTTTGGGCGGAGGCGCTCAATATTGGTGGATAATGAGATGCATAGCTCGGTATTCGATCCAATTGGTCCGATAATGCCGGGAAAGAATTATCTGCAAGAGGTGGGGGGGCTGCTTGACACTCTCATGTGCAGCAGAAAGCCATCTTTTGTGCACTCTCATAAATTGAGCTACGAGTCGCTAATTGGATCTAGGATTGCGGCCGCGTTAGAGATTCCCCATATAGTTACCATAAGGGGTAGTTCGGACACTAATCCGGTTTATTATTGGCCGTGGACTAAAGGGGTTTATAGGAAAGTACTCGATACGAGCGCAGTTAACTTATGGGGATCGATGTGGGCACAGTCGCCAATAACGACGCGCACAGGATATCGCGTTAGAGAGAAAGATATTCCATTTCCAAACGCGATTCCGCATGAGATGTGGAAACGCGTGAAAAGCGATGGTGTTGGGCAGACTGGTGCCCTGGTATGTGTTTGTAGACTTGATGACTATAAGCAGAAAGGGATCTTGGAGTTGCTTGACGGGCTGGCGCTTGCGATTAGGAGCAATGGTCAACTCACCCTTGACTTGATAGGCCCAGCCTGTGCCGTCGTGGAAAGTCGCATTAGGATATTTATAGAGGAGCGTGGCCTGAAAGGTAGAGTTCGTCTACTTGGGTCTGTGCCTAGGAATGATATATGCGCTATTTTAACGCGCTATGAAGGCTTGGTCATGATTTCCACGTCAGAGAGCTTTGGCTTGGTGTTTGCTGAGGCAATATTGGCTGGAATCCCGGTGATATATTTGGCCGGGAGTGGGATAGATGGACACGCTTTCGCAAAGTTCTCGGGTATTAGATGTTTGGGGAGGGATAGGGGGTCAGTAGCAGATGCGATTGGTAAATTTTTTGATCGGAAGGAAGAATTGCGAGCCAATCT
This is a stretch of genomic DNA from Rhodanobacter sp. FDAARGOS 1247. It encodes these proteins:
- a CDS encoding glycosyltransferase; this encodes MWKRVKSDGVGQTGALVCVCRLDDYKQKGILELLDGLALAIRSNGQLTLDLIGPACAVVESRIRIFIEERGLKGRVRLLGSVPRNDICAILTRYEGLVMISTSESFGLVFAEAILAGIPVIYLAGSGIDGHAFAKFSGIRCLGRDRGSVADAIGKFFDRKEELRANLAEARENGGLDSLTSKGQSRNYISIINNLVSR